One stretch of Roseimicrobium sp. ORNL1 DNA includes these proteins:
- a CDS encoding TIGR01777 family oxidoreductase — protein sequence MHKGKIIIAGGSGFLGIALARHLTDEGYEVFILSRHLLPPGVPARYIHWDGKTLGAWAAELEGATAVVNLTGKNVNCRYTTTALDEINGSRVDSVKVLGEAIRACRFPPGVWVQAGSLAIYGDGGEHECDETTPHGEGIPVDTCLKWESTFDAEVTPHTRKVIYRISFVLGNGGGALRMLTNLTKCYLGGAIGNGRQYISWLHVEDMNRLWLRAIEDERMNGTYNATAPNAVTNAAFMHELRSVLHRPWSPPMPAFLVPIGCFFLRTEPVLALTGRRGIPARLTQEGFEFHHTELPEALRDLFAK from the coding sequence ATGCACAAGGGAAAGATCATCATCGCCGGAGGCAGCGGATTCCTGGGAATCGCCCTGGCGCGTCATCTCACCGATGAAGGCTACGAGGTCTTCATCTTGTCGCGTCACCTCCTGCCACCCGGTGTGCCTGCGAGATACATCCACTGGGATGGGAAGACCCTGGGCGCGTGGGCAGCGGAGCTGGAAGGCGCCACGGCCGTGGTGAATCTCACCGGGAAGAATGTGAACTGCCGCTACACCACGACGGCGCTGGATGAAATCAACGGATCACGGGTGGACTCGGTGAAGGTGCTTGGCGAAGCCATCCGTGCCTGCCGTTTCCCGCCCGGTGTGTGGGTGCAGGCTGGATCGCTGGCCATCTATGGAGATGGCGGTGAGCACGAATGTGATGAAACCACACCCCATGGTGAAGGCATCCCGGTGGACACTTGTTTGAAATGGGAGAGTACTTTCGATGCGGAGGTCACACCGCACACGCGCAAAGTCATCTACCGCATCAGCTTCGTACTCGGAAATGGCGGCGGTGCCCTGCGCATGCTGACCAATCTCACCAAGTGCTACCTCGGCGGCGCGATTGGAAACGGCCGCCAGTACATTTCGTGGCTCCACGTGGAGGACATGAACCGCCTGTGGCTGCGTGCCATCGAGGACGAGCGCATGAACGGCACGTACAACGCGACGGCGCCGAACGCAGTGACGAACGCCGCATTCATGCACGAGCTGCGCAGCGTGCTGCACCGTCCGTGGAGTCCGCCCATGCCGGCATTCCTCGTGCCTATTGGCTGCTTCTTCCTGCGCACGGAGCCGGTGCTCGCGCTCACGGGACGGCGGGGCATTCCCGCTCGACTCACACAGGAGGGCTTTGAGTTCCACCACACGGAACTGCCCGAAGCACTGCGCGATCTTTTTGCCAAGTAA
- a CDS encoding DUF2071 domain-containing protein, translating to MPPLLEGGLHVAREGAPIAFSRSGGIPAPDYVASPLIHHHTPAEEPPSASARARLLAMRGGEPLLFADWERALMLHYEVAPEKLQPFVPFPLDIREGKAYVSLVAFTMRGMRPRHGGKLGKLSFKPIATHGFLNVRTYVKHHGERGIYFLSEWLPNKLAVLLGRPVFGLPYRLGKLDYRHHHERGRLRGSVIPRSSKRIDTGAAVLRYRATLPMHPTFRPAEPGSLTEFLMERYTAFTTWLGWKRCFRIWHEPWPQCEVEAVIEDDSLMSLTGDWARHARFIGANYSPGLRDVWMSRPTRASRRPRL from the coding sequence ATGCCCCCACTCCTTGAAGGCGGGCTACACGTTGCACGCGAAGGAGCACCCATTGCTTTCTCAAGGAGCGGGGGCATTCCTGCCCCCGACTACGTTGCATCACCCCTGATACACCATCACACCCCAGCAGAAGAACCACCCAGCGCCTCCGCCCGCGCCCGCCTGCTCGCCATGCGCGGCGGCGAACCGCTGCTCTTCGCCGATTGGGAGCGCGCCCTCATGCTGCACTACGAGGTCGCACCGGAGAAGCTGCAACCCTTTGTCCCCTTCCCTCTCGATATCCGCGAGGGCAAGGCCTACGTGAGCCTCGTCGCCTTCACCATGCGCGGCATGCGACCGCGGCATGGCGGGAAGCTCGGCAAGCTTTCCTTCAAGCCCATCGCTACCCACGGCTTTCTCAACGTGCGTACGTATGTGAAGCACCACGGCGAGCGCGGCATCTACTTCCTGTCCGAGTGGTTGCCCAACAAACTCGCCGTGCTGCTGGGCCGCCCCGTGTTTGGCTTGCCCTATCGCTTGGGCAAGCTGGACTACCGGCATCATCACGAGCGCGGGCGGCTGCGTGGTAGTGTGATCCCTCGCAGCAGTAAACGCATAGACACGGGAGCCGCTGTGCTGCGCTATCGCGCGACCTTGCCCATGCACCCCACGTTCCGCCCTGCGGAGCCCGGCTCACTCACCGAGTTCCTCATGGAGCGCTACACCGCCTTCACCACCTGGCTGGGTTGGAAGCGTTGCTTCCGCATCTGGCATGAACCGTGGCCGCAGTGCGAGGTGGAGGCTGTCATCGAAGACGACAGCCTCATGTCCCTCACCGGCGACTGGGCCAGACACGCCCGCTTCATCGGCGCCAACTACTCGCCTGGCTTGCGGGATGTGTGGATGTCTCGCCCCACCCGCGCCAGTCGCCGCCCTCGTCTCTAA
- a CDS encoding DoxX-like family protein: MNTTALATMNHAPDVGATTPQLTLGEWKTLHRIKTAARLSIGLVWVWEGLMPKMLFPNATQFEMVRRSGWWVGSPEATLWWLGAAMVVAGLAIMSGIWERAAALVSTLAVLMLMVLVIGTNPEALHDPFGGLVKDACLFTCAALVWWWPRGNK, from the coding sequence ATGAACACCACTGCACTCGCAACCATGAACCATGCTCCGGACGTAGGAGCCACCACGCCTCAACTCACACTCGGTGAATGGAAAACGCTTCACCGCATCAAGACCGCCGCACGCCTGAGCATCGGCCTCGTGTGGGTATGGGAGGGTTTGATGCCGAAGATGCTGTTTCCCAATGCGACCCAGTTTGAAATGGTGCGCCGCAGCGGCTGGTGGGTCGGCTCTCCGGAAGCCACACTGTGGTGGCTAGGCGCCGCGATGGTCGTGGCAGGCCTCGCCATCATGAGCGGCATCTGGGAACGTGCCGCCGCCCTTGTTTCAACCCTGGCCGTTCTGATGTTGATGGTGCTGGTCATCGGCACCAACCCCGAGGCGCTGCATGACCCCTTCGGCGGTCTCGTGAAGGACGCCTGCCTCTTCACCTGCGCCGCACTTGTGTGGTGGTGGCCGCGGGGAAACAAATAA